A genome region from Colwellia sp. Arc7-D includes the following:
- a CDS encoding ABC transporter ATP-binding protein, producing the protein MLPALEISGLTKTYKGGFQALKGIDLTVNQGDFFALLGPNGAGKSTTIGIITSLVNKTAGKVAVFGHDIDQELEAAKSFIGLVPQEFNFNQFESLMKILVNQAGYYGVERKLALQRAEKYLKQLNLWEKRNDAARMLSGGMKRRLMIARALMHEPKMLILDEPTAGVDIELRRSMWEFLRELNKQGITIILTTHYLEEAEMLCRNIAIIDSGIIVENTDMKSLLAKLDVETFVFDLKPNSSPSELAGLSSRVIDGHTLEVDVKKTQTINSVFTELNNQGIEVLSMRNKSNRLEELFVGLVGSGKVSNKSAVKE; encoded by the coding sequence ATGCTACCAGCATTAGAAATATCCGGATTAACTAAAACCTATAAAGGTGGCTTTCAGGCACTTAAAGGTATTGACCTGACAGTTAATCAAGGCGATTTTTTCGCTTTACTTGGCCCTAACGGCGCAGGTAAATCGACCACTATTGGTATTATTACTTCATTAGTGAATAAAACTGCCGGAAAAGTAGCAGTTTTTGGTCATGATATTGATCAAGAACTTGAAGCAGCTAAAAGCTTTATAGGCTTAGTTCCGCAAGAGTTTAACTTTAATCAGTTTGAATCATTAATGAAAATTTTAGTTAACCAAGCGGGTTACTACGGTGTTGAGCGCAAGTTAGCTTTACAGCGAGCTGAAAAATATTTAAAGCAGCTTAATTTATGGGAAAAGCGCAATGACGCAGCCCGTATGCTTTCAGGTGGCATGAAGCGTCGATTAATGATTGCACGCGCTTTAATGCATGAGCCTAAAATGCTGATACTTGATGAACCAACTGCCGGTGTTGATATTGAACTTAGACGCTCAATGTGGGAGTTTTTACGTGAGCTTAATAAACAAGGTATCACCATCATATTAACGACGCATTATTTAGAAGAAGCAGAAATGCTTTGTCGTAACATTGCCATTATTGACTCAGGTATTATTGTTGAAAATACCGATATGAAATCGTTACTCGCTAAATTAGATGTTGAAACATTTGTGTTTGATTTGAAGCCTAACAGTTCACCTAGCGAGTTGGCTGGATTAAGTTCTAGAGTTATTGACGGACACACATTAGAAGTTGACGTGAAAAAAACTCAAACGATTAATTCAGTGTTTACAGAACTAAATAATCAAGGCATTGAAGTATTAAGTATGCGCAATAAGAGTAATCGACTAGAAGAGCTATTTGTAGGGCTAGTGGGTAGTGGTAAAGTATCGAACAAAAGCGCAGTTAAGGAATAA
- a CDS encoding ABC transporter permease, producing MASSRNIIALKSIMHKEIHRFMRIWVQTLVPPAITISLYFVIFGSLIGSRIGQMGGFDYMSFIVPGLIMMSVITNSYSNVASSFFSAKWQRNVEEMLVAPVPNWVIVAGYVGGGMARGMLVGGIVTLVSMFFVDIQIHNIWVIIVTVALTSATFALGGLINAIFAGSFDDISIIPTFILTPLTYLGGVFYSISLLPEFWQGVSQINPIVYMVNAFRYGFLGISDVSLTLSFTVLGVFIVSLYTIAMVLITKGIGLRS from the coding sequence ATGGCATCTTCTAGAAATATCATTGCGCTTAAAAGTATTATGCATAAAGAGATCCACCGCTTTATGCGTATTTGGGTGCAAACATTAGTACCACCAGCAATCACCATTAGTTTGTATTTTGTTATTTTTGGTTCATTGATTGGTTCACGTATTGGACAAATGGGTGGCTTTGATTACATGTCATTTATTGTGCCTGGTTTGATCATGATGAGTGTTATTACAAATTCATATTCTAATGTAGCTTCGTCATTTTTCAGTGCTAAATGGCAACGTAACGTAGAAGAAATGCTAGTGGCGCCTGTGCCTAATTGGGTTATTGTTGCTGGATATGTAGGTGGCGGTATGGCGCGTGGGATGTTAGTGGGGGGCATTGTGACTTTAGTTTCAATGTTTTTTGTTGATATTCAAATTCATAATATTTGGGTCATTATTGTAACGGTTGCGCTAACATCAGCCACCTTTGCTTTAGGCGGATTAATTAACGCTATTTTTGCTGGTAGTTTTGACGATATATCGATTATTCCAACGTTTATTCTTACACCATTAACCTATTTAGGTGGCGTATTTTATTCTATCAGTTTATTACCTGAGTTTTGGCAGGGTGTTTCTCAAATTAACCCTATTGTATATATGGTTAACGCCTTTCGATATGGCTTTTTAGGTATTTCTGATGTCAGCTTAACCTTGTCTTTTACCGTACTTGGTGTGTTTATTGTCAGTTTATATACCATTGCTATGGTATTAATTACTAAAGGTATTGGCTTAAGAAGCTAA
- a CDS encoding SAM-dependent methyltransferase, with translation MNNTEITGDSKAIVTNQPGVHEKLVEIVNKHIAHPSQKPIQAHTQQAFDEINEIVQAFSGEVILDSCCGVGQSTRLIAKQNPDALVIGVDKSAHRINRNVDEVKLDNGEGTVNNFHLVRADLNDFYRLVVAANWQVTQHYILYPNPWPKAKHVQRRWHGSAVFPQIVAIGQEIILRSNWLLYLEEFQVAAGILNFQGTISTINVTQPLTPFEAKFHASGQQCWQLHISK, from the coding sequence ATGAACAACACGGAAATAACCGGTGACTCTAAAGCCATTGTAACGAATCAACCTGGTGTACATGAAAAACTGGTTGAAATTGTTAACAAGCATATTGCGCATCCTTCTCAAAAGCCGATACAAGCACACACTCAGCAAGCCTTTGATGAGATAAATGAAATTGTGCAGGCTTTTTCAGGTGAGGTTATTCTTGATTCGTGTTGTGGTGTTGGCCAAAGTACGCGCTTAATAGCAAAGCAAAATCCTGATGCCTTAGTTATAGGTGTTGATAAATCAGCCCATAGAATTAACCGTAACGTTGATGAAGTTAAACTGGATAATGGCGAAGGCACAGTTAATAATTTTCATTTAGTACGTGCTGATTTAAATGATTTTTATCGTTTGGTAGTTGCCGCTAATTGGCAAGTTACTCAGCATTATATTTTATATCCAAATCCTTGGCCAAAAGCTAAACATGTGCAAAGACGTTGGCACGGTAGTGCGGTTTTTCCACAAATAGTCGCTATAGGGCAGGAAATTATTTTACGCAGTAATTGGCTACTTTATTTGGAAGAGTTTCAAGTGGCAGCGGGCATTTTAAATTTCCAAGGCACAATATCAACCATTAACGTTACTCAGCCTCTAACCCCATTTGAGGCTAAATTTCATGCAAGTGGCCAGCAATGTTGGCAATTACATATTTCCAAATAA
- the panP gene encoding pyridoxal-dependent aspartate 1-decarboxylase PanP — translation MTVSKRAAKVSEESLHRIFTIPVAPDSTLGRIENDISQNLAGFLGEHIAATEQALSEIEKDFADPKIPEEPAFVSDHMQHLLDKLVSQSVHTSSPNFIGHMTSALPYFILPLSKLMVGLNQNLVKIETSKAFTPMERQVLGMMHRLVYQDDEPFYQQWMHSANHSLGAFCSGGTVANLTALWVARNNLLKPNGNFKGVAREGLFNALKHYQYDGLAILVSARGHYSLKKSADILGIGQDSVIAIPTDENNKIDCKLLEAKCQQLASQNIRVLSIVGVAGTTETGNIDPLDKMANIAQRYQAHFHVDAAWGGATLLSNKYRPLLKGIELADSVTIDAHKQMYVPMGAGLVVFKNPASVAAIEHHAEYILRKGSKDLGSHTLEGSRPGMAMLVYSALHVISRPGYELLINNSIEKANYFAELITQHADFELVTKPELCLLTYRYNPACVQKVLANADDLKQEEMNLLLDKLTKFIQKRQRENGKSFVSRTRIEVQKYQGRKTLVFRVVLANPLTSKTILQDVLAEQVLLAQESENFLPQLLSLK, via the coding sequence ATGACGGTCAGTAAACGCGCGGCAAAAGTATCTGAAGAGTCTTTACATCGTATTTTTACCATTCCAGTTGCACCCGATTCTACATTGGGACGCATTGAGAATGACATATCTCAGAACTTAGCTGGTTTTCTGGGTGAGCACATTGCGGCCACTGAACAAGCTTTAAGCGAAATTGAAAAAGATTTTGCGGATCCTAAGATCCCTGAAGAGCCTGCTTTTGTTTCAGACCATATGCAGCACTTACTTGATAAGTTAGTGTCTCAGTCCGTTCATACTTCAAGTCCAAATTTTATCGGTCATATGACCTCTGCTTTACCGTACTTTATTTTACCGCTTTCGAAATTGATGGTCGGCTTAAATCAAAATTTGGTAAAAATAGAAACCTCTAAAGCATTTACCCCAATGGAACGACAAGTTCTGGGTATGATGCATCGTTTGGTTTACCAAGATGACGAACCCTTTTACCAGCAATGGATGCACAGTGCGAATCATTCTTTGGGTGCGTTTTGTTCAGGTGGGACTGTAGCAAATTTAACGGCACTTTGGGTGGCGCGTAATAACTTGCTTAAACCTAATGGGAACTTTAAAGGTGTAGCACGAGAGGGCTTGTTTAACGCACTTAAGCACTATCAATACGATGGCTTAGCTATTTTAGTTTCCGCACGTGGTCACTATTCTCTGAAAAAATCAGCAGATATTTTAGGCATAGGCCAAGACAGTGTTATTGCTATTCCAACCGATGAAAATAATAAAATTGACTGCAAACTGCTTGAAGCTAAATGTCAGCAGTTAGCAAGCCAGAATATTCGGGTACTCAGTATAGTGGGTGTTGCTGGCACCACTGAAACTGGCAATATAGACCCGCTTGATAAAATGGCTAATATTGCTCAACGCTACCAAGCACACTTTCATGTTGATGCAGCGTGGGGTGGCGCGACTCTTTTATCTAATAAGTATCGTCCACTACTAAAAGGTATAGAGTTAGCCGACTCAGTGACTATTGATGCACATAAACAAATGTATGTGCCAATGGGAGCTGGCTTAGTGGTGTTTAAAAACCCTGCTTCTGTTGCTGCAATTGAACATCATGCCGAATATATTTTGCGCAAAGGATCAAAAGATTTAGGTAGCCATACGCTTGAAGGTTCAAGACCTGGTATGGCAATGTTGGTGTACTCTGCATTGCACGTTATTAGTCGACCTGGCTATGAGTTACTGATTAATAATAGTATTGAAAAAGCGAATTATTTTGCCGAGTTGATCACCCAACATGCCGATTTTGAATTGGTCACTAAACCAGAATTATGCTTATTAACGTATCGCTATAACCCTGCTTGTGTACAAAAAGTATTGGCTAATGCTGATGACCTAAAACAAGAAGAAATGAACCTATTGCTTGATAAGTTGACAAAATTCATTCAAAAGCGTCAACGTGAAAATGGCAAGTCTTTTGTTTCTAGAACCCGTATCGAAGTACAAAAATACCAAGGTCGTAAAACGTTAGTTTTTAGAGTGGTATTAGCCAACCCGTTAACGTCAAAAACTATTCTACAAGATGTGTTAGCAGAGCAAGTGCTATTAGCACAAGAGAGTGAAAACTTTCTCCCTCAACTTTTATCGCTGAAATAA
- the panC gene encoding pantoate--beta-alanine ligase produces the protein MQTIEKISSLRSEINLWRQKGLKIAFVPTMGNLHQGHIALVEKAKLVADKVVASIFVNPMQFGVNEDIDNYPRTMADDQAKLLAAGCDVLFTPTPAIIYPKGLDNQSFVEVPNVSQSYCGESRPGHFRGVTTVVCKLFNLVQPDIACFGLKDYQQVQVIQTMVEDLSMPIEIIPVETVRELSGLALSSRNNYLSVEEKKIAPALSQNIQWLAKEIQHNNDFIGLAKKAAGYINNAGMRTDYIHICHARTLQPASEDDKELVILAAAHCGKARLIDNLQVQLA, from the coding sequence ATGCAAACAATTGAAAAAATTTCGAGTTTACGCAGCGAAATTAATCTTTGGCGACAAAAAGGCCTTAAAATTGCTTTTGTGCCTACTATGGGTAATTTACATCAAGGACATATTGCCTTGGTCGAAAAAGCCAAATTAGTTGCCGATAAAGTCGTGGCGAGTATTTTTGTTAACCCGATGCAATTTGGCGTAAATGAAGATATTGATAATTACCCTCGCACAATGGCTGATGATCAAGCAAAATTATTAGCCGCTGGTTGCGATGTATTATTTACCCCAACACCCGCTATTATTTATCCTAAAGGGCTAGATAACCAATCATTCGTTGAAGTACCCAATGTTTCACAAAGCTATTGTGGCGAAAGCCGCCCAGGGCATTTTCGTGGTGTAACAACGGTAGTTTGTAAATTGTTTAATTTAGTACAACCTGATATTGCTTGCTTTGGTTTAAAAGATTATCAACAAGTACAAGTTATTCAAACCATGGTTGAAGATTTATCCATGCCAATTGAAATAATTCCCGTTGAAACAGTCCGAGAACTTTCAGGCTTGGCTTTAAGCTCGCGAAATAATTACCTCAGTGTTGAAGAAAAGAAAATAGCGCCGGCATTGAGCCAAAATATTCAATGGCTAGCGAAAGAAATTCAACATAATAATGACTTCATTGGCTTAGCAAAGAAGGCCGCTGGCTATATCAACAATGCAGGAATGAGAACGGATTATATTCATATTTGTCACGCCCGCACACTGCAACCAGCCAGTGAAGACGATAAAGAATTAGTCATACTTGCGGCAGCGCACTGCGGTAAAGCCAGGTTGATTGATAACTTACAAGTGCAATTAGCTTAA
- the panB gene encoding 3-methyl-2-oxobutanoate hydroxymethyltransferase — protein MAKITTATLMKMKQQGEKITTITAYDASFAKLFDQAGIHAILIGDSLGMVLQGHDDTLPVDIDQMAYHTQCVKRGVENTLIIADMPFMSYATTEQAYINAAKLMQAGASIVKIEGGEWLEETIKGLVERGIPVCAHLGLTPQSVNVFGGFKVQGRDSAKAQEMIENAKALEAAGAQLLVLECIPSSLGKAITEAVSIPTIGIGAGKDTDGQILVMHDALGISCSYMPKFSRNFLIDTGDIQKAVELYIDEVSKGNFPGPEHIFK, from the coding sequence ATGGCTAAAATAACAACTGCCACCTTAATGAAAATGAAGCAACAAGGTGAAAAAATAACCACCATTACCGCTTATGATGCCAGCTTTGCGAAACTATTCGATCAAGCAGGTATTCACGCCATATTAATTGGTGACTCTCTAGGCATGGTTTTACAAGGCCATGACGATACTCTCCCTGTTGATATTGACCAAATGGCATATCACACACAATGTGTAAAACGCGGTGTTGAAAACACTTTAATTATTGCTGATATGCCGTTTATGAGTTACGCAACCACTGAACAAGCCTATATAAACGCTGCTAAATTAATGCAAGCGGGTGCTAGTATTGTAAAAATTGAAGGTGGTGAATGGTTAGAAGAAACGATTAAAGGCCTAGTTGAACGTGGTATTCCTGTTTGTGCTCATTTAGGTTTAACACCCCAGTCGGTCAACGTTTTTGGTGGATTTAAAGTACAAGGCAGAGACAGTGCCAAAGCTCAAGAAATGATCGAAAATGCCAAAGCATTAGAAGCCGCTGGCGCTCAGTTACTCGTGCTAGAATGTATTCCAAGCAGTTTAGGCAAGGCCATTACTGAGGCCGTATCGATACCTACTATAGGTATTGGCGCAGGCAAAGACACCGATGGTCAAATTTTAGTTATGCATGACGCCTTAGGTATTTCGTGTAGTTACATGCCAAAGTTTTCACGTAACTTTTTAATCGATACTGGCGATATTCAAAAAGCCGTAGAGCTGTATATTGACGAAGTCAGTAAGGGTAACTTTCCTGGACCCGAGCATATTTTTAAATAA
- the folK gene encoding 2-amino-4-hydroxy-6-hydroxymethyldihydropteridine diphosphokinase, translated as MPLAYIGLGSNLSDPQAQISAALEKLHQLKCCIVTQVSSLYFSRPMGPQDQPDYMNAVVAIETSFSAIELLEQLQEIENMTGRIRKDNRWGARILDLDIILFDQQVINTARLTIPHYGLKQREFVLLPLAEIAPNLFLPDGDSINELASKIAKNGLKIHSKLS; from the coding sequence ATGCCACTCGCCTATATTGGATTAGGTAGTAACTTATCTGATCCTCAAGCACAAATATCTGCCGCGTTAGAGAAATTGCACCAACTTAAATGCTGTATTGTAACTCAAGTATCTTCTTTATATTTCAGTCGTCCCATGGGGCCGCAAGATCAACCTGATTATATGAATGCGGTAGTGGCTATTGAAACTAGCTTCAGCGCTATTGAGTTACTTGAACAGCTGCAAGAAATTGAAAACATGACTGGTCGTATTCGAAAAGACAATCGTTGGGGCGCTCGAATATTAGACTTAGACATTATATTATTTGATCAACAAGTCATTAATACTGCACGCTTAACCATTCCACATTACGGCTTAAAGCAACGAGAGTTTGTATTACTGCCGTTAGCTGAAATAGCACCCAATCTATTTTTACCGGATGGTGATAGTATTAATGAATTGGCCAGTAAGATAGCGAAAAATGGGCTAAAAATTCACAGTAAGTTAAGTTAG
- the pcnB gene encoding polynucleotide adenylyltransferase PcnB codes for MCKKVLGKTRKNNSTLPSFEQPIILSRDQHPVSRKHMSHNALKVLYRLNKGGYDAYLVGGGVRDIILGLTPKDFDIATNATPEQIKALFRNCRLIGRRFRLAHIVFGREIIEVATFRGHHDSDEDKNCQKTSKQSEDGMLLRDNIYGSIEEDAERRDFTINALYYSAKDFKVYDFANGVADVYAKQIRLIGDPETRYREDPVRMLRAIRFSTKLGMEIHADTKAPIKSLAPLMANIPPARLFEEFLKLFMSGKAVENFQLLREYSLFQYFFPAVDQQLNQQSQVYLADFIALAMKNTDYRVNNDQRVTPAFLFAAMLWYPMQEHIERLNSETQLTPQDAFFGALSEIMSEQQRSIAIPKRFQAVMKDIWILQEKLARRDGKRAYKALEHPKFRAGYDFLLLRAEIEGAINKNVEEVAALQELAKWWGDFQACNIETQQVMVKSVVANKSGPRRAIRKRRKPRVQNSSNEA; via the coding sequence TTGTGTAAAAAAGTACTTGGAAAAACACGAAAAAATAACTCTACTCTGCCTTCATTTGAGCAGCCAATTATACTTTCTCGTGATCAGCACCCTGTATCTAGAAAACACATGAGTCACAATGCTTTAAAAGTATTGTATCGCTTAAATAAAGGTGGCTATGACGCTTACCTCGTTGGCGGTGGTGTCCGCGATATTATTTTAGGTTTAACGCCTAAAGATTTCGATATTGCGACCAATGCAACCCCTGAACAAATTAAAGCCTTGTTTCGTAACTGTCGTCTTATTGGTCGTCGCTTTCGTCTTGCACATATTGTTTTTGGTCGTGAAATTATTGAAGTTGCCACATTTAGGGGCCATCACGACAGTGATGAAGATAAAAATTGTCAAAAAACGTCAAAGCAAAGTGAAGATGGTATGTTACTGCGAGACAACATTTATGGCAGTATTGAAGAAGACGCTGAACGTCGAGACTTCACCATCAATGCGCTTTATTATTCAGCCAAAGACTTTAAAGTTTATGACTTTGCCAATGGCGTAGCAGATGTTTATGCCAAACAAATTCGCTTAATTGGTGACCCAGAAACACGCTACCGTGAAGATCCCGTTAGAATGCTTAGGGCGATTCGTTTTTCGACAAAACTCGGCATGGAAATTCATGCAGATACTAAAGCACCCATAAAATCTCTAGCTCCGCTGATGGCCAATATTCCGCCAGCTCGCTTATTTGAAGAGTTTTTGAAGTTGTTTATGTCAGGTAAAGCGGTAGAAAACTTTCAATTACTTCGTGAATATAGCTTATTTCAGTATTTTTTCCCTGCAGTAGATCAACAACTTAATCAACAATCTCAAGTATATTTAGCCGACTTTATTGCCCTTGCAATGAAGAATACTGATTATCGAGTTAATAATGATCAACGTGTAACACCTGCATTTTTGTTTGCTGCAATGCTTTGGTATCCAATGCAAGAGCATATAGAGCGCTTGAACAGTGAAACACAACTCACGCCACAAGATGCATTTTTTGGTGCGTTAAGCGAGATAATGTCAGAGCAACAACGTAGTATCGCTATTCCAAAACGCTTTCAAGCGGTAATGAAAGATATTTGGATTTTACAAGAAAAATTAGCGCGTCGAGATGGCAAGCGTGCATATAAAGCACTTGAGCACCCTAAGTTTAGAGCAGGTTATGACTTTCTCTTGTTACGAGCTGAAATTGAAGGTGCCATCAACAAAAATGTTGAGGAAGTTGCTGCACTTCAAGAATTGGCTAAATGGTGGGGAGATTTTCAAGCCTGCAATATAGAAACACAACAAGTGATGGTTAAAAGTGTAGTGGCAAACAAAAGTGGTCCTCGCCGAGCAATTCGAAAGCGCAGAAAGCCTCGAGTACAAAATTCGAGTAACGAAGCGTAA
- the gluQRS gene encoding tRNA glutamyl-Q(34) synthetase GluQRS, whose protein sequence is MRPNIVQQYRGRFAPSPSGLLHFGSLIAALASYLDAKHNNGLWLVRIEDIDPPREKAGASTDILQTLELFGLHWDEQVLYQSQQSSLYREVLADLAQQKLSYYCHCTRAKIKALGGIYQGHCRGLAQPEADSATRVINTFGISQFNDIIQGHVACNQELAQEDFIVLRKDGLFAYQLAVVVDDIYQNITHVIRGCDLLEPTARQLSFYQTLQQKPPSYGHFPLAVAKPGFKLSKQNNAPEVDKNNPIPSLFSALKFLGQQPPNELLQANVAELLSWAITHWSISQVPKSQEIVL, encoded by the coding sequence ATGCGACCCAATATTGTTCAACAATATCGCGGTCGCTTTGCTCCATCCCCTTCTGGTCTTTTACATTTCGGTTCTTTAATTGCTGCATTGGCGAGTTATCTAGACGCTAAGCATAATAACGGCCTATGGCTTGTTAGAATTGAAGATATTGATCCCCCAAGAGAAAAAGCAGGTGCGAGTACAGACATTCTGCAAACCTTAGAACTTTTTGGCTTGCATTGGGATGAGCAAGTACTCTATCAAAGCCAACAAAGTTCGCTATATCGCGAAGTATTAGCCGATTTAGCCCAACAAAAACTCAGTTATTATTGTCACTGTACTCGAGCTAAAATTAAAGCTCTTGGTGGTATTTACCAAGGCCATTGCCGAGGTTTAGCACAGCCAGAAGCTGACAGTGCTACGCGTGTAATTAACACTTTCGGTATCTCACAATTTAACGATATTATTCAAGGCCATGTCGCTTGTAATCAAGAGCTTGCGCAAGAAGATTTTATCGTGCTAAGAAAAGATGGCTTATTTGCTTATCAATTAGCGGTGGTGGTTGACGATATCTATCAAAATATTACCCATGTTATTCGCGGCTGTGATCTGCTCGAACCAACAGCACGACAATTGAGCTTTTACCAAACATTGCAACAAAAACCGCCAAGTTACGGCCACTTTCCTTTAGCCGTTGCTAAGCCTGGATTTAAATTAAGTAAGCAGAATAACGCACCAGAAGTTGATAAAAACAATCCCATCCCTTCACTATTTTCAGCATTAAAATTTCTTGGCCAACAACCGCCTAATGAGTTACTTCAAGCCAACGTTGCTGAGCTTTTAAGCTGGGCAATCACTCATTGGTCGATAAGCCAAGTGCCAAAATCACAAGAAATCGTTCTATAA
- the dksA gene encoding RNA polymerase-binding protein DksA has protein sequence MPTQKTLGILALAGVNPYVEKPKEEYMNGAQLEHFKKILDAWRIQLRQEVDRTVTHMQDEAANFPDPVDRAAQEEEFSLELRTRDRERKLIKKIEKTLQLIEDDDFGFCNSCGIEIGIRRLEARPTADLCIECKTLQEIKERQLAG, from the coding sequence ATGCCAACACAGAAAACATTAGGTATTTTAGCATTAGCGGGCGTTAACCCTTACGTCGAAAAACCTAAAGAAGAATACATGAATGGCGCGCAACTAGAACATTTCAAGAAAATTCTAGATGCGTGGCGTATACAACTTCGTCAAGAAGTCGATCGTACCGTAACGCATATGCAGGACGAAGCAGCAAACTTCCCAGATCCTGTTGACCGTGCGGCTCAAGAAGAAGAGTTTAGCCTTGAATTACGTACTCGTGACCGTGAACGTAAGCTAATAAAGAAAATTGAAAAGACTTTACAATTAATCGAAGACGATGACTTTGGTTTTTGTAACTCTTGTGGCATAGAAATCGGTATTCGCCGTTTAGAAGCCCGTCCAACTGCTGATCTTTGTATTGAATGTAAAACATTACAAGAAATCAAAGAACGCCAACTCGCAGGTTAA
- the sfsA gene encoding DNA/RNA nuclease SfsA, producing the protein MEINLKKATLIKRYKRFLADITLEDDSDCTIHVANTGAMSGCAIPNDIVWYSTSDNLKRKYPFSWELTQTQNNDFICVNTLRANQLAEKAILNGTISELQGFETLNREVKYGEENSKIDFHLTNKNGFETFIEVKSVTLLEDNQGYFPDAITLRGQKHLRELIAVAAKGHRAVLLFAVLHSGINDVKPAEHIDLKYTKLLREASQQGVEIIAYKVIFKKEQLKFNVALTNKVPVIL; encoded by the coding sequence ATGGAAATTAACCTCAAAAAGGCGACGTTGATTAAACGTTACAAACGTTTTCTCGCCGATATAACATTAGAAGATGATAGTGACTGTACCATTCATGTAGCAAACACAGGAGCAATGAGTGGCTGTGCGATACCTAATGATATTGTTTGGTATAGTACTTCTGACAATTTAAAACGCAAATATCCTTTTAGCTGGGAATTAACACAAACTCAAAATAATGACTTTATTTGTGTCAATACACTTCGCGCTAATCAACTGGCAGAAAAAGCCATTTTAAATGGCACTATTTCAGAGCTACAAGGATTTGAAACATTAAATCGTGAAGTTAAATATGGTGAAGAGAATAGTAAAATAGATTTCCACTTAACCAATAAGAATGGTTTTGAAACTTTTATTGAAGTAAAAAGTGTGACGCTACTTGAAGATAATCAAGGTTATTTTCCTGATGCGATCACACTTCGCGGGCAAAAACATTTACGTGAGTTAATAGCCGTTGCTGCAAAAGGTCATAGAGCGGTACTTTTATTTGCTGTGCTCCATTCAGGTATCAATGACGTAAAACCTGCTGAACATATTGACCTTAAATACACAAAGCTATTACGTGAAGCAAGCCAACAAGGCGTTGAAATCATAGCTTACAAAGTTATATTTAAAAAAGAACAACTTAAATTTAACGTTGCTTTAACCAACAAAGTCCCTGTAATACTTTAG